The proteins below come from a single Candidatus Edwardsbacteria bacterium genomic window:
- a CDS encoding prepilin-type N-terminal cleavage/methylation domain-containing protein: protein MRIRDSGWSLLETMIALTIFGIVMAGIFGVLVPTFRAFARNQLRHELYMQTEQALNGLDRRVSDSFGWLEGDSLRMLLAAQNGDTISIFRGTKDSVLYVNSKPVLPAGYKTAAFDIRYKPMNDSAMAMTPDQCFTAADADQNGIIRGGEISQVASMELRLTVTRAGESYTGSTFPRIPPAIVEIEIGE from the coding sequence ATGAGGATCAGGGATTCGGGCTGGTCGCTTCTGGAAACGATGATAGCCCTGACCATATTCGGAATAGTGATGGCGGGCATTTTCGGGGTGCTGGTACCGACGTTCCGGGCCTTCGCCAGGAATCAGCTTAGGCATGAGCTTTATATGCAGACCGAGCAGGCGCTGAACGGGCTGGACCGGAGGGTATCCGATTCCTTCGGCTGGCTGGAGGGGGATTCGCTGAGAATGCTGCTGGCGGCCCAAAACGGCGACACCATCTCCATATTTCGCGGCACCAAGGACAGTGTTCTGTATGTCAATTCCAAGCCGGTCCTGCCGGCGGGGTATAAAACAGCCGCATTCGATATCCGATACAAGCCGATGAACGACAGTGCCATGGCCATGACCCCGGACCAGTGTTTTACCGCCGCCGATGCCGACCAGAACGGGATCATCCGGGGAGGCGAGATATCGCAGGTGGCTTCTATGGAACTGAGATTGACCGTCACCAGGGCCGGAGAGAGCTACACCGGATCGACCTTTCCCCGGATCCCCCCGGCCATAGTGGAGATCGAGATCGGGGAGTGA